Below is a window of Stigmatopora nigra isolate UIUO_SnigA chromosome 3, RoL_Snig_1.1, whole genome shotgun sequence DNA.
CAGTTAGGTAGCATTACTGCCGAATTTCAAGATGTAGAAGTAGTAGTTTAAtagttaaaacaaattaaaacagtTTATTCTCAATGTGTTCAAAAGGAGCCCATCTTCTATAAACctgattaatttatttttctcccaCTCCAAGTCTTTGAAAATAGCCTAATTGGGCGCGTTCCATATCTGAAAATATTGATTGTATTATATGATACGGCGCTGAACAAGAAAACACGCCACGCATGCGCTGACTGTGTTCAAAGTTGAAAGTTCACAGAGCAGTTCGCGGGAAATATCCCAAGACAAATCAGCTGGAAAGATCACCAACATTTGAGAACCACCCAAATGAAGCTAATCTACTTGATTTTCTTACTCAGTTTTTGTAACTTTGAAAAGTATCGCGTTTAAATTATCCGAGCTGAAGTAGCTTTTGGGTCACTTGACTAGCTTCTGGTCTCGGCGTGTTAGCAAGTCATTGTTGCCGGCCGGCGTGCTCTGCGCTCTCCGTTGTAAACAAAGAGGCAAAATGGCAGAAAGGCCAGAAGATCTGAATCTCCCTAACGCGGTGATTACTCGCATCATCAAGGAGGCGGTGAGTGATAAAGAAACATAATATTAAAAGTGATTTTCCCCCATTGAGTGGACGAACTGGTTCCGATCTAAAGCAGACTGCTTTACACACTACAAAGTCATCAGAAACTTAAATGCGTTCTTCTTCTTACAGTAAAACCACTCGATTATCATTTCACATGATTCAAATAAATCAGAAATTATTTAATAACTTAATAAATCGCGTGAGTCGGGTTTGTTGTCCAACTTGCTATATAACTCGACCACTGTGGGGCGCTGTTGTGCAATACGAGCATTGGAATTAACAGCACTCtgaaaacctgttttttttcctgtaaaatcacATCAATCTGAATAAGAGGCAATTTACTTTCAAAGTCAATCAAATAATTTTAACGTTTTCACTATTCTTGAATAGTTGTCTACACAATTGATTTATAGGTAGCAGGGTTTTACcttataaatatatgaaaacagCAAGTTTTAAATCACAATTTCAAGTTACCCTCTTCTTGCTAACTGATAGTTAACATATGTACTTACACTGATagttaatatttcatttgtataaatgtatattcgACAACAAAGAGGGGCAAAAAAGACATCAGCAGTCTGAGTACTGTACTATACTcaacgtatttactcgcatataagccggctGCACCCTTAAActtgttgaattttaccatttctaGAATATAAACCGCCCCTGATTTTTCACCTCCATGtccatggttttaatagggagtacaaatgtgtcactttgaagggcaaatctcaagaaaaatcttcatgtgtggtatttctgaaatactgaatgaatcaaaagcacattattagggtcaatatcataagcaaGTTAATCTTTGTAAATGCGAAGTATCACATCAATTGGAAAAATAATATAAgtatatcttgatgagaacctgatgctttctaattatagaaattacaatttattttaccagaagtttaagctgttgtggcagccatattgcttttaatgtcaaaatatatcaattatttcgatggttcatattactgcaatagttgtcactttcgaagaagaaataaaacggggaaaaaaacagtttttttatgaatttcattcatagacataaaaatcaattttgcttagggttttatctgtttatattttctgtatttttaaatcaataactgaattggccgcattgtcttgcgtcttGACGTCATATCGTAATGGCGGCACCAagtttgtgcatgtgttttatgcacatataagccataccctcgattcagtcatcatttttttttcaaaagcaggttatatgcgagtaaatagggTAACCAAGTGGCCATTTGGATGATTCATGATCTGTTGCCTCTGTTCTTTTGCAGGAAGATGtggtaaataaatataacatgACAGATTGTGTACTCTTGAGCATGTTTGAGATAACTCCCCCGCACCGTTTGTTTTCAACAGCTCCCGGATGGAGTGAATGTGTCAAAAGAAGCACGAAGAGCAATTTCCCAAGCTgccagtgtgtttgtgttgtatgCAACATCATGGTAAGAGGACAGATGATCATAAAATCAAGATAGATTCCAGCTCATTTTAAATGTAGTCATTTAAAACGGCtacattttaattgttaaaCTTGCAAGAATAAGTTGCGTAAGACAAAATATAAACGTTCCTTGCAGCCAATCAAAACAActccatcatattttttttttttttgtatatttctttTGTTGCAGCGCAAACAACTTTGCCATAAAAGCCAAACGGAAAACTTTAAATGCAGGGGACGTCTTAGCTGCAATGGAGGAAATGGAGTTTGAGCGCTTCATGGAGCCTCTCCGAGAAGCATTGGAAGGTCAGTAAATTGTCATTAAATACATTTGCCATTTATTTAGTAGGAAACACATTGCTTTTGGTGAAAattttctgtttaattttaggaattattaacattttttaatgcattttttcatcTAATTCCCATGATTTACTCTTTTAAAAGttcaggaaatttaaaaaaattatatcgttttcacaaaaaaatacagctctatttagatttttgggcaaagccatttgaaaaaaatgtaaaaatttgaACTTCTAATTGTAATATGACTATCtttatattattaatttattattatttttgtactttattaaatatattatttttgcacCAGGCGGTTAAACCAAGCAAATTGTTTCTGTTGCACTGTACATTTCCCCcatttgaaagaaataaaaagaaaataacaacaaaaagaaatcgCATTTAATATCTTACTTGGTTGTTTCTTTTTCATAAGTGtacaaaaaggaccaaaagggaaaaaaggaagTGTCTGAACAAAAACGCAAGGATAAAGAAAAGAAGACAGACTGTGGAATTGATAAGAGcagagaggaggaagaggaggaggaacacATGGAAGAAGAACCAGATGCAGAAAATGAAGGGGAAGAAGAGGAGGTGGAAAACTAAGAACTATTCCTATTGCCAATgtgctttttaaatgttgaCATGCACTCAGTTAGCCACAGGACCATGCTGGGGCAAGTTATTTTTTGTATGCCAATTATTTGTGCTTCCAAATCTAATTCTTTCCATGTTAGAAAAGTACAGGTTTAATTAATGTATTATCTTGTATTTTACATAGGTATCTATTTTGGAAGACAAACTGCCAATTAATGCACAATAGATACATTGGATAAACAATCGCACAAGTCATTTCTAAAAGAATTAGATGACAAATCTAAAACTTTTGGGACTGGTAATGTTTGGTTTAAGCTTTGTTTTCAAATGTCATATCTGTTCTGagtttttcaatttgaaaactTGGCCAATGGAGTAACTTTTTCCACAAACTGAGGAAAACTCAAGCACAAGACAAGGTGGCAATGTTTCAAGAACAGTTCCAATTTAGTAATTTGGTGCTAGTAGATATTTTCCAAGTGTACCAACAGTTCAATTAAATTTAATGTATAAATTCATATTCCATGGTTACAAATACATTGACTCCACCTGCCCTTCCCTTAAAGTAAATGTAAAGTATATGTaatcttaaataaaaatatttcctgtAAATGAaacttgtttttcattcaaTCAGGATTTATACAAGTTCACGTACTGTTAACCCTTCAAATAAATGGAGGTATGCGCATAGTACTGCATGGTGTTGCGAGACCAATTTGACCTAAACATCCATTTAAATTTGGTAGCCGTCAGTCCCAAAGTTTACTGCCTCAAATATTGCAGCAATTCAAGATTTCTCTTCAACAGTGATAACCATTTTACCTAGTTGAACTGGGATAGCCTGGGATCCTCATGTTTCAGTGCTCTTGATATTGCTAGATCATCTATCTTTTCTAATTTGCATCCCCAGGTTCATAAATCAATCAATGGTTGACAATGGTAAGCAATGAGAAGTAGCCCTAGGTAATaacattttttgaactaaaggtTTTTGTTAATTGGACCTGTGAATGCAATGAACACAACATTTTGCTTAAAAGGTTTTATTACTCAGAAGAAACtcaatttttccactttatCATCGTGAGATAAATGGCTGTTAATGGTGCAGCGAACAGACAGCAGTGACCAGAATCTCTTTGATAATTCCTGCAAAGCCCAAAATAAACAGCTTTTAATTGTACATTTATCACCACTGGTAATAAACTCAAATTAATGACAGTTAATCAAATGCAGGTCTTAATTGACAACTCTCAGGCAATGGCACGGAACAAGTGTAATgttttttcccttaattgtttTAAGGAATCATCACTGTTCATTCAATCAAGTCCTCAGTTACACAAAATCAAGCAACCAATCAAAATAAGAGCACTTTCATGCATGATTTAATAACTGGCCCACATGTAAATGTATCACTGAAAATGTTTACACTAAACTAATGGTTCTTATTGCCAAATTTGAATAGCCTTGATGTAGTGACTATACCAGAGCAGAACAGCGcggctttcatttcagccaaATTAGACGTCTTTTTGCATAGTAAGGTGTCACTTGAAAACTGCACTGGTTAATAGtttgggctggaccattttgtTTGCGTGTGCATGCCAGAACACAACTGACAGATTTGGAAACAGGGAACATGCTTTCATACCAGCGCTCCTCTGTTCTGGATAGTCAGCTTCACTGTGATCCTCAAGCCCCTCTAGTCACCGGGGGGGCCTTGGCAATAGCACCAACTTTCTTGGGAGTCTAtacaagaacaaaacaaaattattatgCTTGCTAGACACTCTTTGGATCATCAAAGGCATGTTTCAGGCTTTTGGCACAGGTTTGGTCATTGGTTTCACCAGCTCTGTTTCCTAAAAAAGCAGAATTACTCTCAGCCCCACCTGGCTCATTACTCAGTCACTTAAACAGACTGGCAGAATGGCGAGTAGGGCTAGTTAGTTTTCACTCAGGATTGCAGCAATAATATAATAAACAGACAAACAGCAGACAGATTTGGAAACCAGGAACGTGCTTTCGTACCGGTGCTAGTCTATTTCTGGATAGTCAGCTTCACCGTGATCCTCAAGCCCCTCTAGTCACCGGTCTTTGGAAATGTCATCACCAACTTTCTGGGGAGACTAgacaagaacaaaacaaaataattatgcTTGCTAGATACTATTTGGAACATCAAAGACATGTTTCAGGCTTTTGGCACACGTGTGGTCATTGGTTTCACCAGCTGTTTCCTATTAAAGCCGAGTTACTCTCAGCCCCACCTGGCTCATTACCCAGTCACTTAAACAGACTGGCAGAATGGCGAGTGGGGCTAGTTAGTTTTCACTCAAGAttgcagcaaaaaattaaaaaacagacaaatttgGAAAACAGGAAGGTGCTTTCATACCAGTGCTAGTCTATTTCTGGATAGTCAGCTTCACTTTGATCCTCAAGCCCCTCTAGTCACCGGTGGCTTTGGAAATGTCATCACCAAATTTCTGGGGAGACTAgacaagaacaaaacaaaataattatgcTTGCTAGATACTATTTGGAACATCAAAGACATGTTTCAGGCTTTTGGCACACGTGTGGTCATTGGTTTCACCAGCTGTTTCCTATTTAAGCCGATTTACTCTCAGCCCCACCTGGCTCATTACTCAGTCACTTAAACAGACTGGCAGAATGGCGAGTGGGGCTAGTTAGTTTTCACTCAGGAttgcagcaaaaaattaaataacagaCAAATTTGGAAAACAGGAAGGTGCTTTCATACCAGTGCTAGTCTATTTCTGGAAAGTCAGCTTCACTTTGATCCTCAAGCCCCTCTAGTCACCAGTGGCTTTGGAAATGTCATCACCAAATTTCTGGGGAGACTAGACAAGAACAAAACAGAATAATTATGCTTGCTAGATACTATTTGGAACATCAAAGACATGTTTCAGGCTTTTGGCACAGATGTGGTCATTGGTTTCACCAGCTCTGTTTCCTATTTAAGCCGATTTACTCTCAGCCCCACCTGGCTCATTACTCAGTCACTTAAACAGACTGGCAGAATGGCGAGTGGGGCTAGTTAGTTTTCACTCAGGAttgcagcaaaaaattaaataacagaCAAATTTGGAAAACAGGAAGGTGCTTTCATACCAGTGCTAGTCTATTTCTGGATAGTCAGCTTCACTTTGATCCTCAAGCCCCTCTAGTCACCAGTGGCTTTGGAAATGTCATCACCAAATTTCTGGGGAGACTAGACAAGAACAAAACAGAATAATTATGCTTGCTAGATACTATTTGGAACATCAAAGACATGTTTCAGGCTTTTGGCACAGATGTGGTCATTGGTTTCACCAGCTCTGTTTCCTATTTAAGCCGATTTACTCTCAGCCCCACCTGGCTCATTACTCAGTCACTTAAACAGACCGGCAGAATGGCGAGTGGGGCTAGTTAGTTTTCACTCAGGAttgcagcaaaaaattaaaaaacagacaaatttgGAAAACAGGAAGATGCTTTCATACCAGTGCTAGTCTATTTCTGGATAGGCAGCTTCACTTTGATCCTCAAGCCCCTCTAGTCACCAGTGGCTTTGGAAATGTCATCACCAAATTTCTGGGGAGACTAGACAAGAACAAAACAGAATAATTATGCTTGCTAGATACTATTTGGAACATCAAAGACATGTTTCAGGCTTTTGGCACAGATGTGGTCATTGGTTTCACCAGCTCTGTTTCCTATTTAAGCCGATTTACTCTCAGCCCCACCTGGCTCATTACTCAGTCACTTAAACAGACTGGCAGAATGGCGAGTAGGGCTAGTTAGTTTTCACTCAATGCACCAGTAAgaataaaaaacagacaaacagcaGACAGATTCGGAAACCAGGAACGTGCCCCAAAATCGGTCCTGAGATCATTCATTGAACCCAAGGTTCAGTAGTTAAGTTTAAGTGTGGACCGTATTTTTgacagccataaacaattaCAGCTAACATAATCCCACTAAGGTGAGGAATGTTCTCAGATTAAAACTACTTTgactaaaaggggaaaaaacactacATTTTGGGTATTCTGATTACTTCACAAACTACACTAGCCCAGTGAGGGGTAACAAAAGACTCTATCCATTCATAAGTTTTAATTTCTATTCCAATGCTATAATCAGTAAATTAATATTGTTATACCACTTTCCGTCTCTAAAATTAGGCGTATACACAAACAGCATAATTCAAAAAGTTGATGCATGCTTATAAAAGAGGCATTTTAGTCCTAGCAACGCTTATGACAACCGGGGCTAACACATAGCCACTACCAAGCTAACACGTGGTAAACCACAAGTGAGTCGACCATATAGTGCAGTAAGAAACAAttttgaaatcttttttttttaatcacatagCAACCAACGGGCGCTGTGTAATCTGTCCCAGTTCAAACACCAATATTACCGCTAAGAAAGCGCCACAGAATGGCCGACGGACTAACACTCCATCTTGGTTTTCAAACAAGTCTGCTTAAACAATCATTTGACACCACTAACGTACCAACTTTAAACTCGCCGGGGTCGAATTCGGGAGGCATGTTGGTGTCGAGGTTGTGGTCAGTTGAGCTTGATCGGTGAAGGTGTAGGATGAACCCAGCTCGGAACGACCCATTAGTGTTGGACATCAAGCCTCGATGAaagtgaaaaagaaagaacTATCCTATGCGCAATTGCTTTATACAACGTCCAAATATCGCGAGAAGTGACGTTGTGGGAGTTTAGTGGGCGGGCCAggcacataaatatatataataatataaatgttttttttttttaatctgcataCAGAAAAACCTGCAGCATTTCTCGAATTCATTgggaattcaaaaaaatatgaactagGTCATCACATGAAATAACTTAGACCCCGCCTTTGCCAGTTGCTAGGATACAAAAAAAGCGCATCCCAATAATTTTCAAGGCTGGTCGAAGGTCTTGCGGTTGATCATTAAAaaatcagccttgatacctgagTCATGTGAATCTCATGCTATTCTTGCATCCAGAGATtaggacacacttcctggttgtactgctcacatgacttcctagctcagaaataccatgtgcaatgattttttgaaagattttccctccaaagtaacacattgtactccctattaaaaccaggaatatgggggtgaaaattgtgaatcaagggggCACCTTATTTGCGAGAAATGGTAAAACCATTTAttggcaattttaaaggtacgGCTTACACGTGGAGGTGGTCCAAATACGACAAAATACGGCATTCGTTTCCGTCATATGTATTTGATACTAAATTGGTATGCTTTTATCATTTGAAAGTGTTTATAGTAtttattaatgatgattgtgatacAAATTATGCTGATTTTACATACAATTCTgctgaaaaatccaagttatggaACACGTTCTGAAAGCAACCATGTAGTGAGTGagtagaggtaccacagtaattattttctttacttgCAATGCACCCTATGACTAGCTTCCCATTGCtaagtttatttttttcgtCTTCTCATACcttatctataatccttataaagtgtgatttatgggtATGCATGTGTAAGTAGATTCTTTCATTACATTTGTCCAAACTATACAGCATCATGTTGAATTATTCTGCGGTGGCCAAAAACATTACAACTCCAAATCCGCAGCAGAATACATTCACACCTTAGCCTTGGTTGAGGCAAAACATGTTCTTGCATTGTAATATCTTGCCAGTACTTTTCCCAAAAGGGTGGCAACAGATTGgctttcattattttatatgcTGAAAAATGGATCTAAGTCAATTGACATAAGACCAGTCCCAGAGCACATTAAGCTTGTATtccaaggtattactgtatcatGGGAAGTGGTACATCAGAAATAGTGATTACAGCCTCTCAAACAAGTGTTAACACGGCATTGCAACCCatcaatagtaataataatcaaattcaTCTGAACTGGATTAGCTGTGAATGCAGTCATATATATAGTCTCATCAACCTGTTACCCTATTGACATTAGCagtaattttgttattttcctttGTCATTCATGTCTTGTATTTGTACATTAGTACTCCTATTCTAGTGGTCCAATTAAGTCAATGAAACAGCTACTCGTATCCAGAACATCGCCCACTTTAGGCTGCGAGAGGGGGACCTTTAAATAGTCAGAACACCAAAGTCTTATCTTTTCCCTTGCAAATATAAACAATGTACTGAGAACTGACCTGGGATCCCATTTCTATTTTCCACAGCTTTATCAAATAAACCCTCCAGGACAAAAACACAGCATTGCAAGTATGatgtcaaaaagaaaacattaataatCCTCATGttgcagtgccattgacagggctACCTGTCCAATCTAACTTAATATACCCCTCCAGATTAAAAGGATTGTAAATCCACTGTTAAAAAGGCGACAAGCAAACAAGATTTTACTTCCAAGGTTTTATTACTCAGATGGGCACTCGATTTTTCCACTATTGATGTCATCGATGACATCGTGAGGTGGACGACCGTCAACGGTGCAGCCAACAGACTGAGCTGTGCCCAGAATCTCCTTGATAGTTCCTGCCAAGCCGAAAACATAATATTTTAATAGCTTTTAATAGTACATTTGTCACCAATGGTAAGAAACTAATTAATAATTACTACGACAGTGTTCAGGCCTTTTTTTGCACGCTGTTGCAAAACCCCCTAACCCGACCAGATAAATAAATTCTTACCTGACATCTCTCTGGCAATGGAACGAGGCCGCATGACACGAGCAACACCCACGATTTCATCAAAGGTCACACTTCCACTGTGCTTGACTGAGGGGGAAAAGGAACAATTCTGTGTAATCTTATTGTCACAAAATGTGTTTGAGGAACTGTCACTTACTGTTCTTGACCTTCTTCCTATCACGAGGGGGCTCTTTAAGAGCTTTGATAATGAGCGCTGAAGCAGAGGGAACCACCTCAATCTACAAAGGTTGAATCAAGAGCAAGTACTCAGTTACACCGAATCCAGCAACCAATCAAAACAGGAGCACAAATCAAGTGCCTAACCCTTTCATGCATGATTTAAAACCTGACCGATTTGGAAAACCGGGAAGGAGTTTTCATACCGCAGCCTGTCTGTTCTGGATCGTCAGCTTGACTGTGATCCTCAGGCCTTTCCAGTCAGCGGTGGCCTTGGCAATGTCATCACCAACTTTCTTGGGAGACTAGAGAAGAACAAAACCCAAATAATTATGCTTGCCAGACACTATTTGGGCCATCATAGGCACGTTCCAGACTTTTGGCACAGGACTAAATATTCAGTCACTAAAACAAGACTGGATGAGTGGTGGGAGGCTAGTCAGTTTTTGCTCAGGATTGTACTAATTGATACTTACAAGACCCAGGGGCCCAATTTTGGGAGCCAGAGCTGATGTGGCTCCGACTTCTCCTCCTGTACACCTCATGTACACTGCAAGATAATCACCAATAAATATTTCAACTATGCCATCAGGGAAATTGTGGAAACATGATTTTGTATtgaccacattccaaaaacattctggTTAGGCTGGTTTAACACCAAATTGCTCATAGGTATGAGCACCATCGTGAACAACTGTCAATCTCATTGTACccattgattggctggccaccatttttATCTCTTTCGtgcataaaatatttctacaacCATTGGGCGGACTTTGCACTTCCCCACCCGTTTTCATTTAAGAGTGCattgttgccgtggataaagtcgCCCCAAACAGCCCCCACCTCTGCATGTTTCATTATCTCCCCTCCGCCAAATACTTCTAATTTTAcatatattaaacacatttcattaCTATTTAACCACtcgttttttatttctttgtcaatatatggagaattagaagaaataaaacctattttccaatccaatatcctgtttttggagAGGGTTGGGTTAATttgggaaacgtccgcttgagttacgatatgATTATGATACGATCAGTCTCAGAATggattacgatcgtaagtcgaggtaccactgcataTATTATAGATAATATACCATATTTTAGAcatccataaacaattcatattttatgttatttctCGAGCAACGGTCAGGATTGAAAGGAAAAGTGAGCTTTTTAGGGTAATTGTATTACTTGTAATGTACTCTGAAATGATACCATCCAAATAAGTTTCAAATCGTTAATGTCAGACGCAGATAGACGTCCAAGgaatttgggtgaaaaaaaacggCTAACATCAATGCCACTCAAGAATTGAGGAATCAAATTCTCAGATTTAACTacttttaataaaatgaaaaaaaaaccgtACGCCACTattatacattttacattataGGTATTTGGATTACTTCACAAACTACACTGGCCAAGTGTTTGGTAACAAAATAATCAACATTAAAAactcatacattttaatttctatttttttcttatgatATACTAGTATCAGGTCAATATTTTTATACTACTTTCCATCCCTTAAATTAGATGTATACACAAACAGCATAATTCGAAAAGTCGATGCATGGTTATAAAAGAGGCATTTTAGTCCTAGTAACGCTTATGACAAACGAGGCTAACACATAGCCACTACCAGGCTAACCCACGTGGTAAAGCACAAGTGAATCGACCATATAGTGCAGTTATAAacaatttggaaatatttttttcatcacatAGCAACCAACGGGCGCTGTGTAATCTGTCCCAGTTCAAACTCCAATATTACCGTTAAGAAAGCCCAACAGAATGGCCGACGGACTAAGACTCCATCTTTGTTTTCAAACAAGCGTCTGCTTTAACAACCATTTGAAAACCTTTAACGTACCAACTTTAATCTCGCCGGGGTCGAATTTGGGAGGCATGTTGGTGTCGAGGTTGTGGTCAGATGAACTTGATCGGTGACGGTGTCGGATGAACCCAGTACGGGACGACCGATTATTGTTGCACCTAAACCCTTActcaaagagagaaagaaagacctTCCGTATGCGCAATAGCATTATATACCTACTCCAAATATCGCGAGAAGTGACGTTGTGGGATTTGAGTGGTCAGGACAGGCGCAGAAatctttctaaatgttttttttttctttctaatctGCATACAGAAAAACATGCAGCACGTTAGAATTAATTGggaattcaataaataaaatacgaACTTGGACTCACATAAAATAGCTTAGACTCCGCCTTTTGCTGGTTGCTAGGATACAAAAACGGCTACTGCCAATCGTATTGAATTCCTTGCAATCCTACTAAGTTATACCTGTCCTTAACAAAAATACTAAACGGAGTAGACATCCTTAGTCACCCTGATATTGATTGTAATTCCTGCAATATCAGT
It encodes the following:
- the rpl12 gene encoding large ribosomal subunit protein uL11; translation: MPPKFDPGEIKVVYMRCTGGEVGATSALAPKIGPLGLSPKKVGDDIAKATADWKGLRITVKLTIQNRQAAIEVVPSASALIIKALKEPPRDRKKVKNIKHSGSVTFDEIVGVARVMRPRSIAREMSGTIKEILGTAQSVGCTVDGRPPHDVIDDINSGKIECPSE
- the pole3 gene encoding DNA polymerase epsilon subunit 3, with amino-acid sequence MAERPEDLNLPNAVITRIIKEALPDGVNVSKEARRAISQAASVFVLYATSCANNFAIKAKRKTLNAGDVLAAMEEMEFERFMEPLREALEVYKKDQKGKKEVSEQKRKDKEKKTDCGIDKSREEEEEEEHMEEEPDAENEGEEEEVEN